One window from the genome of Hoplias malabaricus isolate fHopMal1 chromosome X2, fHopMal1.hap1, whole genome shotgun sequence encodes:
- the LOC136677409 gene encoding relaxin-3 receptor 1-like produces the protein MGNSEVRAPAAEEAEGQNRSVDEREDRFRSLEDIEVSADGSPALRCLISATYSLVCAAGLVGNLLVLLLVRARHQRRTNRVNFFILNLAATDLQFVLTLPFWAVDTALDFSWPFGDAMCKIVLSATVMNMYASVFFLTAMSVTRYRSLASALAEGAPVSRCSVRGVGALLWALATLATAPTSVFSTVSTVAGEKLCLLRFPEGQRWLAVYHLQKIVVAFVVPMAVVCVSYLLLLRLVRRHGMKRSAERTTRVTRSVTLVVLAFFFCWMPNHAVTLWGVLVKFNVVRWDGAYYVVHTYVFPLTVCLAHANSCLNPVIYCMTRRDFRKKLKELWLRDHPRPSVGVFKSHS, from the coding sequence ATGGGTAACTCCGAGGTCAGGGCACCGGCGGCGGAGGAGGCGGAGGGTCAGAACCGGTCAGTGGACGAGAGAGAGGACCGCTTTCGGAGCCTGGAGGACATCGAGGTATCAGCGGACGGCAGCCCCGCGCTGAGGTGCCTGATCTCGGCCACATACTCGCTGGTGTGCGCTGCGGGGCTGGTGGGTAACCTGCTCGTGCTGCTGCTGGTGCGCGCTCGCCACCAGCGCCGGACGAACCGGGTGAATTTCTTCATCCTCAACCTGGCCGCCACGGACCTGCAGTTTGTGCTGACCCTGCCCTTCTGGGCCGTGGACACAGCGCTGGACTTCAGCTGGCCGTTTGGCGACGCCATGTGCAAGATCGTGCTCTCGGCCACGGTGATGAACATGTACGCGAGCGTCTTCTTCCTCACGGCCATGAGCGTCACGCGCTACCGCTCGTTGGCCTCGGCGCTCGCGGAGGGCGCGCCGGTGAGCCGCTGTTCGGTGCGCGGGGTGGGCGCGCTGCTGTGGGCTCTGGCCACCTTGGCCACGGCGCCCACCTCCGTCTTCTCCACCGTCAGCACCGTGGCCGGAGAGAAGCTGTGCCTCCTGCGCTTCCCCGAGGGCCAGCGTTGGCTCGCGGTGTACCACCTGCAGAAGATCGTGGTGGCCTTCGTGGTGCCCATGGCCGTCGTGTGCGTCAGTTACTTGCTCCTGCTTCGGCTCGTGCGCCGCCACGGCATGAAGCGCAGTGCCGAGCGCACCACGCGCGTGACCAGATCCGTGACACTGGTGGTGCTCGCTTTCTTCTTCTGCTGGATGCCCAACCACGCGGTCACGTTGTGGGGAGTGCTGGTAAAGTTCAACGTGGTGCGCTGGGACGGCGCGTATTACGTGGTGCACACGTACGTCTTCCCGCTGACCGTGTGCCTGGCGCACGCGAACAGCTGCCTCAACCCCGTCATCTACTGCATGACCCGCCGGGACTTCAGGAAGAAGTTGAAGGAGCTGTGGCTGAGGGACCACCCGAGACCAAGTGTCGGagtgttcaagtcccactcgTGA